From the Mya arenaria isolate MELC-2E11 chromosome 17, ASM2691426v1 genome, the window TTACGTTTAGCATATCTATTTTGAAATTTGCGATAGAAATTATGtgatttaaaaccatttaaatcGATCTTACTATCGGAATCACACCaagattcatataaaaaacaaatatcatattgttctaaaatattaacaaatccAGAACTTTCCTTCTTCTGTCGGGATAGTCCGTGAACGTTCCACGATAAAATTCGAAGTTCACCTTCCTCGTGTCCCTACAGCTTCACTGGCTTCCCGTCCACGTACAACGTGTCATACACGATCCACGAGCGGTGACCGTCCTTCCGGGCTTCCTTCATCTTCGGGACGAGTCGGTGCCGCTTGTCGAGCACTTCCGGAGGgaattgttcaaacatttgGCAGCCCGTTCCTGCCAGGTGTTTCCACTGACGTCGCACGACCTCTCTGTCCTTGAAAAAAGTGAACTTTGCCACAATATTACGGATCTTGCCAACCACTGGTTGCCCCGGGGAACGATGCACGCGCTCAAAGCGCATAGCGTTGGCCGTCTCCTTTGCGATTTTGAGCGTCTCATGAAGATGGTTCCGTAGCTTTGCTTCGGTGACAACGGCAGGTTCGCTTCCAGTCGCGTTGTCTTCAGGGATGTTAGTGAAAACTAAATTGTTCCTCATTGACTGAGATTTGAGGTACGCTATGTCATCCCGTAGCTCCTCCCGCTGTCTTTCTAGCATAGTCACCCTCTCAGCCATCACACTTGCATCAACATCCGCCGATTCCACCTTGTCCTCAAGTTTATTAACCCGATCGTCGGTACGTTTAACACGGTCCTCTAGAGCAATCCACAATTTACGTAAATCTTTCTCAAAGTCTGTTACCTTGCACTCGAGGGCCTCGATTGAATTGAGTTTCTTTTCCATTACACAAAGCTTCTCACCCATTTTCTTCATACAGTCCAGTAGGTCCTTGTTAGTCGGCTCACTGCCGCCTTCCGCCATTTTGAATGAACTATCAGATTCGATTTTTGTAGATGTAGCAAAAACTTCAGTTGTATCGTCGTATGCAGATTCGTTAGTATCTTGAAATAGTACAGCACTAGCCCTTCCCAATACTTCACTCACTGAAAAACTATTTTCATGCTCCTCGGACGGGCCTCTCGGTTTTGATGATTTgcttttgtttgaattatttccACTAGAATTTCTATCTTTCCTCTTTTTAGTCATGATTTAAAAGCACACAATACATCCATATGCACAAAAGTAACATGCTCAatggtattttgtttaaatccaGGTGTTAGATTATGAATTAGACCTAAAAAATCCACAAAATTTATCCGCGCTCAAAAACACGTCCGTTCAGCTCCATATCACGTGACATTAGATATGCATTGTAAATGTTTGGAAACATACAAAAGCaattgaaaatcaaaacatgttcattagTTATGGTGAAAACGATCTCATACCcgaataaaagtaaacatgCAATGACCTGATAATAGACGATTTTAAAAGGCCAATCTCTGCGTTACTTACGTGTTTCACACTGCTGTCCAGTTGAGAATATTGGACATGTACACGTCTCATCTCGAATACATATTCCTCCGTTCTGACACTCACACTTTGCTTGAAACAGAGAGGTGCAAATGTCAAAGAGCCGCTTAGTTAAACTTATCAAAACGTTAAGTtataattttttcaaaatccaaAATGTTTGACATTATCCAGTCAACGATGTCTTGTGTATTCTGTTGATTGTTTCTATCTTAGCATTAATGTATTGAATTTTCGGACGCTATACGTTTAAGTTTTTACACCACTTTGACTGGGGAAGGCTTTTGACTTACAACTGTAAATTTAGCAGTGGTTAagattaaatatgaatataaaaaaaataagttatcactcaaacattTAGTTTGTGTTTGACATTATTCCATTCAACAATGTATTGTGTATATTTGGGATTGCTTCcctttcaaaaaatatgttttcgctTTTGtaacaagaaaataaatttaagtttatattttttatatgtttttttttattctgaaaacacacacacacacaaagaaGCTGCAATACATTGATAGTTGAAGGCATAAGACAATTAACATTTAGGCCACAAGAcagtaataatttaaaaaacccAGACAATTATAATTAGGGCCACAAGACAGTGATAATTATGGCCACAATGAAGTGATAATTGAAGCCACAGGACAGCGATAATTGAGACCACACGACAATGATAATTGAAACCACAATACAGTGATAATTGAGGCCACACAACAGTGATAATTGAGACCACAATACTGTGATTATCGAGGACACGAACTAGTGATAATTGAGCCAACAAGACAATGATAATTAAGAACACAAGACAGTGATGATTAAAGCCCCAAGCCAGTGATAATTGAGGCCAGAAGACAGTGATAATTAAGGACAAAAGACAGTGATAAATGAAGCCTTAAGACCGTGGTAATTGAGGCCACAATATTATGATAATTAAGGCCTCAAAACAGTGATAATTGAGGCAACAAGACAGTGATCGTTGAGGCTAAAATACAGTGATAATTGAGGACacaagataatattttttaGGCCAAAAGACAGTGATAATTGaagtcacaaaacataaataattgagGCAACAAACCATCAGTGATATTGGAGGCCACTAGACAGTTATAAGTGAGACCCttaaacagtgatataagaggTCACAAGACAGTGAAATTGAGACCAAAAGAACGTGCTATTTGAATCCACGAGGCAATTATAATTGAGGTCATAGGATCGTGATATTTGAGACCATTGGCCAATAATACATGAGGCCACAGTACAGTAATACTTGAGGCCgaaatacattaataaatgaAGCCACAAGACAGTGATTATCTAGGCTACCAAACAGTGATAATTGAGGCCACAAGACAGTGAAAATTGAGGCCACAAGACAGTGAAAATTGAGGCCACAAGACAGAAGAAATTAAGTCCACTATACCACGAATATTGACGCAACAATACCGCGATGATTAATGCCACCAGGCAATGATAATTTTGTTTCTGGTGTGTACCTGGTCGACATTCGGGAAACGATCCATTGTTGCCTAGCGACCATGATTCGCCTGATCCGTTTTCTACTACCCAGTTGCCCATGTCGCATATAAAAATCCGAAATTTTGGTTCGTATGTTTCACCGTTTCCGCCACTTTCACAGTTAAATACGGCTGATTCTCCGTGAACTATCGCTTCTATTGCAGTGGCACTGATAATCAATCCTTTATACATTACAGTCAACCCGTGCTCAATCGAACCGTTTAATTTACAGTTAACtgcaacattataaaaaatatatattcaggtTTATGGTTACAATAACTGTAGTTTGATAACTGTACATTTCAAAGTCATTGAACTGACTGAAGTGATGTTTCTCAGATCGATTTTAGGAACTACATTACTGTATTATTGTGTATTTACATGGTTATTAAGACGAGTAACaagccaataaacaaacaaataatgtacTTGGTTTGCTCTGGGCCTGCTTTCCACTGCACACAAAGGCAGGAATCTCTCTGTTACATGAACAACTGTATCTCTCGTACAAAAGGCTGTCAGCGTATGCGTAACCATGGTTGCACTCAAATGATTGACCACTATCTGTGACCGTGCCATTTGGCAGAATCTTGCACTCATTAGGATTTATATCTTGTGGGTCGGTTGTCCCTAATGGATTATATGTTAAATTGAATAATGAGAAAGGGTAGAATAAATAACTAATAAGTAAgtaatgaaaaatgaatattaccatgaaattaaaattaataaaaaaattcaatgtaaaaatgttggttttcataaaatacaatacaaacgcATAATACGGCTATCCGAATGGctgtacaatttatttttacgtGTTTGCAAAATGCCGTGAATGTGCATTCTAACTTTGATTcgcatgttttcaaaaatatcagtTGTGAATACTCCTGTTATATAAGGGTATCTACATATTAAAGACAATCATAAGTGAAGGTACCTGCCGAACAAGAAAGTGTATCATAGTCAGGAATAACACCGTTTGTGCATGTCAGCTGCACATGAACTTTTGTTTGAGAAGGGTTGCCATCTTCGTTTGGCTGAAAATTCACAATATGGTCGTCCAACTCTTCGTCTCCATTTTCACACATCATTTCCGCAATAATTGCTTTTCCGTGATTTATCTTCAATATACAAACctcatatttcaaatatcattacTAGTATCATTCTCTAATAAACATCCCAACAACATATCACTCTACGCCCACTTTAATGCAGTAGTATTGAGCATTGTCCTTCAACATAGTGCTAACAAACTGTTTGGTGAAACTCTTGTCAATGTACAGTTATCAAACCACGCTTACAGTTGTAATATGATTATGCATGCATCACCAAATGAAGTGAATAAATAAGCAATTTTTTAGACCTAAGCAAGTGTTTTCGATTGCATTGTTTCTTACCACCGTTCCTGCCGCCAGTTTCTCACTAGATAGGCTATATAATTGATCGTCATCCGAATCAGGTGCGGTGCAGTTAAGCTtacctttgaaaaaaaaagtattccaTATATTAATGATGAGCACCGTCGAGTGACtattcttaatatgttttaaatttgtaagaTCAAATATGAGTTATTCTTCCAtcgttatgtttgttatttaaattaaaataataaaaaaaaacaatgttgaaaacaaCAGAGACATTCGAAATGTAATACTGAATTCCAAAATCTTATAGCCTACTACCACTTCCGGTATCAAACACTGAAGTATTATTCCCTGAGTTAACCCAACCTTTGTGACTGCGGTTTTCTAGTTGGTGTTGTCGTAAACACATTATACCCTCCATGCCAATCAACGTGCTATTTGTGCAAGTCAATGTTAGTTCCGAGCCGTTGTTAGTTCCATCGTACCGGCCGTATGCATGTGGATTTGAAAGAATGAATCCTTTTTGGCAAGTTACTTTTATCTGAAATTTCAAGCATGTTATTAGTGGACTCAGAAATCTTTGAATAAATAggaaataatgtaaatgttaatacatatagtcATCACAATTGGTTATTATATAGTAttaagtgtaaatatataatatacatgaataCCGTTTCGCCATGTTTTAATGCGCTTCTAGATTGATTATTGAGTTTCGAAACCTCCGAATTTTTTATTTGTGGGATTTCGCATCCTAGAAAAAAAACGGAAATAGGAGAATTGTTATGCAAAGCAGGCTAATGGCTATCAAAACATATCCTGTTTcatatatctaaataaaaatgCAGCTTTTATGTTTTACGATCAACATTTACTATTAACCTTAGCAACATGAAGTAATTTGTTCACTCAGTATTACATTTTCTAAGAATTTACTCACgaattaacgatacatgtaatgtattttcaaatcaaaaatacattttttagaaCTTACTCTCGAAGCAATGatacattttttcaaactgTCCCCTCAAGCATTGGATATCTGAGTAAGAAGCGTCATTGCTTTCGTCTTTGTCAAAGCCGTTTTCGCAGAAGACAGTCACAATCGTTCCATGTGGAGCCTCTTTGACCAGAACATTTCCGAATTGTAAAAAATGACGACCCTTTTCATGGTTCAACCGACATGGTTCTTAGTTAAAAAGAGTAAAAGTTATAATTAAGCAGTTCTTaccaaaaaacacacacttaaaatgACTATATAGCAAACACGCTTTCATTTCAAGCATAGTTGATATCCAATTTCCTCAAGAAAAATGAATAGTACTTTGCATAGACTCAATGTTCAGTTAAAATGATGACACTAAGTAAAGACTCTTAAAATAAAGAAGGGTAAAACATTTACTGGTATCATGTTGATCAAACTCGTCCTATAGGAATTTATGATAATGAGCGAAAATATTTATACCaaggacatataaaccatagaTTGGAAATTTCAATGTTTGTCTTTGACGCGTTAAGAGCGCGATATTACTCGATTTCATATTCGAGTCGTGCCGTCAGCGATCTTGTTTCGGCTCGAGAAATTGTGAATCAATTATCCACTGCTTCCTTGTTTCTACTTTTGTAACATAGTTTAGTTTGTATCTTATATTTATTGAGTTGtggtatttgtttattcatgttttctCGTTTTTTTTCCCGATATCACTTCGATTTGTCTCTGACAATCGGGAGggaaaaattgtaaacaaaatcatatgtATTTTCCAGTATTCTAATATTTCAAGTTTCTGACATTAATACaatggtttattattataataaatagacGAACCATAATATTACGCCAAAAGCTTGTGTAACACAATGGCCCTCGCCAATCTGCTAAGGTCATTACTCATGTCTTTAGCTACTAAGTGGTCTAAATGCCATAGCGTTATTTTCATTGAGCTTCATTACCGTTACCAGCAGGTGTCAATTAGGTATCCTAAGAATAGATGGAAAGGTTAATCTCTTTATCATATGTTAATAACggcttgaataataattatcaaatgatCTGCTTTCTGATAAACTCATATATTACTTGGTGCCGTCGAAGATCTATCAGCAACGGCCAAGGTCAACCGCTAATGGCTAATTTAATAACTGTCCAGAGATGAGCTTAATTACCTTGTTTATTAAAATCCTATCAAAGGGGTTTGGCCTAATCCATTTTGACGTCACTAGACATATTGATTGACAAGCTTCTTTTTGTGGCGATAGCCAGTAAGATACTTTGGGTATGGTCACGTGAGGTCAAATATATCACCTGATATCATTAAACTATTAAGGAAAATTAGGAAACACTTCTGAATGGTCAACTGCAATTCGGGTCAATttcgaaatataaaaacacttacCCAGAGCTTAAGATATAGTTTTAGAGTTGGAGAGTTCTTGAGTAGTCCGCTTCTGGTTAGGATTCTGATAATATACCTGATTAAGATTAATTGGAacgaagaaataaataattgctaacaataaaacttgtattatCGGACGTGGTTGTTTTGACTTTGTAACTATACGATAGAACGGCAAAGTGTATAAGACACAGTTTAATAGTGAGGGTGTTACACTTGAAATATGATAGAACGAACGAAGCTGAACGAATGTTCTTCAGAATTAGTTAATTTCGACATGATACAAGATTTTAGACGACAGAAAAAAAATCGGGTCGCgaaattgtcaatatttttagCCTTAGAGGTGTCATGTTTGTGATGTGTTATGTCCAATTTGTACTGAATGAATGACAAGTGTATTAATGTTTTGAAGAATATGCAACTGTTGCATAAACAATTCTAATATCGTTTTTTTATAGTTATAATTAAGATATACTCTCATTCACATTTCTTTTAAgctaaaaataatgcaatgtaaatttattaacaaacacagttatatattcaattcaattgAGGTTAAACAAGGTTAACTGTGAGCTTTATTATAGAAATCTCCGTTTGATGACAACCGGCTTTACATCACTGTATGATGATTAGTTGAGTTCTTTGGTCAATTATTATATCTATTCAAACTTTtctaattatttcttttaaattaaacttatcgATTATCGGTACGTGATAACATACAATAAACGCAAACACATGAATCAAATGTGCAACGTATTGGTGCTGATTATCAGCAGAGCTGACGGAAAAGATCGGATTTTACCGATTATCGCAAATCGAAAAGAATGGAGTAATTTTCCGATTCTTGCCGTATGCGCGCTGGGAATTGTGGATAAACTAAATATGATATCGATTCAACGAAATCGGGCAGtttccaatccatggtttataggtccgttataatatataacaaacttcCAAATGATCATTAAACACACTTTCAGGACAATTTTCGAAACAAGGTTGGCATATGCTGGTGTTAGGGTTCGCTGACTTGTATGCTGGGCACTCGATCACACATGCATCATTTTCTTTCACAAGGTAAGCTGAAATCACATTTTTGtagcattttgatattttaaagattttcaaataGATTAGATGAAAAGAATGACAGTAATAACGTGACATATCATTATTGAACCATTTTCTATCGATAACCTCAATACAGTTCTTTTATAGAAATGTACTTGAGAGGTATACGGTACGTAAATAACGTATTTCTGTTGTTACGTTTTTACTACTATATAACCATATTCATgggtttttattgctttttacagACGGTACAGGAAATCATCAACAATAGCACATCAGTCTTACGTGGGCAATCTTTTACGCAAAGGGAACCGAAGGCGTAACGTCCATCCGGGTTATTGACAACTTGATGTGTAGATGGGTCAAACATTTTCATCCTTGGACAGTAAGAATGGCAGGAACCCTCGAAGTAGAAATTCTTACACGCCTGTAAGGCATAAATcgtatgtatgtttttaagCATATAATTTCTGTTGTTAATGACTTTACGATCTATAAAAACAGGGATTAGTTATTGtagtcaaaatgttaaatattatgttaatggAAATTCCTAAACACTCGACCTAGGCTAAGCCGAGTCTAAAGTGAATATGGCAAATATCCTGTCAACAATTTAAGATTATGAACCGTAACTCGCAGCTCTTTGCTGTGACCTTTCGTCTCGTATGATACGGATTCTCCCACAAGCAACTCGAAGTGATATAATACCACGGATCAACCGAACATAATTTACCTTATGGATTTGATAATTTTGGTTCAATAGCTTACATGCAAATCACCATTTTCTGTGCTTAAGACCAATACTTTTTGCAGTTCATAAAAATACAACGTAAATTTcgtgttaaaacataaactcaGTAAGGAAAGTCATGCGCCTAGTTTGGAGGCTCAAACCAACTGACGTCAGCTATGTACGGTACCAACTGACACATGTTTAAGCCGCACTTTACTTAGAATGAAGGTCAACATGTTTGAATAGATCTTACTAAAGAAAGAAGATTAATACCATCCACCATGAAACTTTATTGACCGTCTGCTCCATCTTTTATGTTACTGTAATATATGAACCTAAACGAGGTGAGAAAAATCTCATAATAtaagtgtccgcctctcactcagGAGGACGCGGATTAACTCCTAAACAGATTCTTTCCAAAATGGAACCAGTACTGATTTCTACACAATACCGTTgattgaattataaatattttctacaGTTGAAACAGTCGAGCTAGAATTAATTATTACATTCTATAATATACGATCCCAAGAATATGATATTAGGTACAAAAGTGCCCACTTACTAGACATTGCTCCCTTCCGGGTCCTACACAACCTCCTGCGCATTCAGGATGACAACATTCATCCTGCTCTTTACCAAAACATCTCCCATCGCATGAACTGTCACAGACCGCCGATATGAAGTTCACTGGAAAACATGAAccatataatgttttgacacGACACAAattagaaaatacaaaattggtTATATGACAAACCTTTTGTTAAAGAGCTTAGTTTTTAGAAAACTTCATAAGTATACATTATATGCTCAACTTAAACGCAAACAACACCCATCAGGACATAGACTAAAACAATAACGTACTGCAGATTAATGCCAAAGGTCGTCTGTTTTTCAGCAAAATGAATACCAAAGCCAGAGGTATGGGCTAATGGAGTCCCCTACGTTGATAATACCTACGTTTTTGACACATTCCTGGTGCACTTCCCCAGCAATGACTGTCTCCTGTCTGCCTGTTATAGCACTCCTCCGAACAGTCGGGGCCTGCAATTGCACGAACAAATGTTGCAAATGTAACTTGTGTTCTACTAAGTATCGTTCTTATATTGGTTTCTGTTTGTAAACAGTAGCTTATCtcgatttcaaaaaaaaataataatttcgaaataattCTTTCGTTTCAAACCCTACAGACctattgtgttttttaaagatttttctactattgtttgatatttggtaaacaaaaatcaaacgGACGCTGGATGATAGATGAGGttttattgtatgttgtttttaaagtcaAATCAAGAATGCCAGAACTGTGTGCTAAATAATCTGCAAAACTGTGTAGATCTTGCCAAATTACTGAAATATGAAGATTACAAAACGGATCCAGTGTATGTCAAGcctatacaaaataaaaaaatcacatcgCTTGTTCACATGAAGCTGAacatttcttacattttttacaGCCTTTGGACGATCTCCAAAAGCATATTATCATTGAATCTGGCCTTACGAATGTAATCTGCAGTGTAGGATTTATGTAACatagtgtgatatatttatttgtaggATATATGTAACACAGGACGTATGTTACATAATTTAGGATGTATGTAACATAGTGTATGATGTAGGTAACACAGTGTACAATGTATGTAAGACAGTGTAAGATGTTTGTTACCCATGTATGGTATGTGCCACCCAGTGTAGGATGTATGTAACACGGTGTATGATATACGTAACAAGAGGTATGATGTACGTATCACAGTGTGTGATAAATTTCACCCAGTGTAGGATATATGTAGCACGGTGTATGATATACGTAACAAGAGGTAGGATGTACGTATCACAGTGTGTGATATATGTCACCCAGTGTAGGATATATGTAGCACGGTGTATGATATACGTAACAAGAGGTAGGATGTACGTATCACAGTGTGTGATATATGTCACCCAGTGTAGGATATATGTAGCACGGTGTATGATATACGTAACATGGGGTATGATGAACGTATCACAGTGCATGATATATGTCACTAAGTGTATGATATAGTTTACATAATTGAAACTGTTGCTCTACAAATTAGGTTAGTTTGTCCATCCGAGCATCTATATAACTCTCAAACATGTGCAAGGTacttgtaaacattttattcactttcaGCGCTTGAATTAGTCCATATCGCACGAAACGAAACTACTGTGAGCCCCTGCTTGCAAGGCCCAAACAAAAGCTATCATTAAATGACATCGTCGAGCGTGAGCTCAATTTTTTGACTCTCTGGTTAGGCGATCTAGCACTGCGCTCACCAAGCCGGATAACCTTCCGATATGTGTTACGTTACAGACGTAAAATATaggaacaaatattttatacgCTTATGTTTTTccaagcaaaaataaacaataggaataatgaaatattatacagGAAGTGAAAAGATATTAAACGTTAATATTATTCAAACCCTGACCACCGTTTGCAATAGAGAAATTTAAACCAGTAACATACTTTAAACTATAGCAAACAcgtttatttacataattgaattacattttcaaaattgtacaaaCTAAGAATAAACTCCACAGTCCAAAATTTTACTGACCCTGGTGTTTTAATGCTCACAGAATGAAATCCGCaaacaaatattgaacacaCTCTATGAgcacaatttatatttaacaacacTTTAAAGATAATTTCCATAAAAGGTTGGAATGTCATCCTCACAGAATAATTAAAACTGTTCTAGCACTGGTAAATTCTTTATAGAAAATTAAATGTtactctttttttcaatatcagAGAACTTTGCCGttatacacaaaatatgaaGCTTCCAAAACATACTACATACGTCTTTTTGAAATTCAGCATGATTCTTGTTTAGTCTAAAACATCCTTATGGGATACTAAGAACATTCAAGATAATTCCGAACCAAACGTTATCAATGTCTTAAATACCATAGTTAAAAAACCCATCGTTTACTCTAAAGAATCTTGGTTTTCTAACAGTAAAACTAGACAactaaacttaaaatatatctACATGTAGCACAGAACATATACTACTTCAaagtcattattatttttattattatattaattattattattattattattattattattattattattattattattattattattattattattattattataagtagtagtagtagtagaagatgtagtagtagtagtagtagtagtagtagtagtagtagtagtagtagtagtagtagtagtagtagtagtagtagtagtagtagtagtagtagtagtagtagtagtagtagtagtagtagtagtagtagtagtagtagtagtggtagtagtggtagtagtggtagtagtagtagtagtagtagaagtagtagtagtagtaatcaCACAAAGTATTATTTGGGTTAAGTTTGTCATCAATTGCCAAACACAAGAAATTAACTAAGAATTAATAGTGTCTGGCTAGAACAAGAACTTACTCCTTGCAGTAAAACAGGATTGGTTATATTTTAAGCCTTATGCGTATGATTTAGTGAtacgttaaaaaataatttatatgatttaatacGAGACCTACTTCTTAATATATGCCATATGGTATATCTCTCTGTTCCCCATGTAGCTAATTTCTCCATTTTCTATCTGTATTTCTGGGCATCGTGCTGGAAAAGGCAAATCAAGTGAGAATTACACTTTAAACTAGTTTCAACGGACATGTTGTCGAATATAGCGACATCAATCGAAAACTTGAATAACTAGTTTAATGCGAAAAAATACTTGATTAAATGGTTCTTTGTTCGTAAACGAACATTCGTAAACGAAATGGGTACTTTAacttcaatgtttgttttaacacatatattctttttatgcccccgaaggtgggcatattaaaatcgcaccgtccgtccgtccgtccgtccgtctgtccgtccgtctgtccgtccgtccgtccgtccgtccgtccgtccggctctgtaactttc encodes:
- the LOC128223391 gene encoding neurogenic locus notch homolog protein 1-like; translated protein: MEGIMCLRQHQLENRSHKGKLNCTAPDSDDDQLYSLSSEKLAAGTVINHGKAIIAEMMCENGDEELDDHIVNFQPNEDGNPSQTKVHVQLTCTNGVIPDYDTLSCSAGTTDPQDINPNECKILPNGTVTDSGQSFECNHGYAYADSLLYERYSCSCNREIPAFVCSGKQAQSKPINCKLNGSIEHGLTVMYKGLIISATAIEAIVHGESAVFNCESGGNGETYEPKFRIFICDMGNWVVENGSGESWSLGNNGSFPECRPAKCECQNGGICIRDETCTCPIFSTGQQCETPLCPDGCQNGGTCTSPNKCSRPDGFSGNRCQTEEGCQAPIDKGNDAFYRNGAIYTVTRESCSGGNVPSFKGQITCTIYRIRVKTADYWGPGECTEGEVYLYMYGSKGDSGKIIVHGTFEPGDEDHTMGHFVDVRKISKIQLGVKARSLAGDGWIPESVLIIDVSRKEYYKFIHGAEIDDTSIFLYPLASCYPSKNLRGVFPIYFVGDELHLKPSNCAEGYEPQPSFTKCTQRGWTADVVCLS